One window of the Lactobacillus sp. PV034 genome contains the following:
- a CDS encoding PadR family transcriptional regulator translates to MPKQRILPFILLGIIDCHPQITGKGITNEFNTEIGDFWKASHSQIYPELKRMVADKWITVTQNDDNAKEKYYNLTAEGLEVLNNWLTQAVTKLPIHQDLFSLKLFFIKQANDPRIKDLITRQINLLKQELDHLLERKELIFSKQAMIDNHYGHYLVLTRAISRTQGQLKWLNEELNKLNK, encoded by the coding sequence ATGCCAAAACAACGGATTCTTCCTTTTATTTTGTTGGGAATTATTGATTGTCATCCCCAAATTACTGGGAAGGGAATTACCAACGAATTTAATACAGAAATTGGCGACTTTTGGAAGGCATCTCATAGTCAAATTTATCCTGAGCTTAAACGCATGGTCGCAGATAAATGGATTACTGTTACTCAAAATGACGATAATGCTAAAGAAAAATACTATAATCTAACTGCTGAAGGTCTTGAAGTACTTAATAATTGGTTAACTCAAGCAGTTACAAAGTTACCAATTCATCAAGATTTATTTTCACTTAAACTATTTTTTATTAAGCAAGCCAATGATCCTCGAATAAAAGATTTAATTACGCGTCAAATTAATTTGCTGAAGCAAGAACTAGATCATTTATTAGAACGTAAAGAATTAATCTTCAGTAAGCAGGCAATGATTGACAATCATTACGGCCATTATCTTGTTTTAACCAGAGCGATTTCAAGAACTCAAGGGCAACTTAAATGGCTAAATGAAGAATTGAATAAGTTAAATAAATAG
- a CDS encoding nuclear transport factor 2 family protein, whose amino-acid sequence MTDKEEIIDLYRRENQAMVDKDIVTLKQILVPTMQLMHMTGYVQPKNEWLDQIQNGQMKYFSSVEENIKDINIEKNHASLIGQNKVKANIWGSGVATWRLQMKVNFIKVDGKWMISDQVASTY is encoded by the coding sequence ATGACTGACAAAGAAGAAATAATTGATCTATATCGTCGTGAAAATCAGGCTATGGTAGATAAGGATATAGTAACTTTAAAACAGATTTTGGTTCCGACAATGCAACTAATGCATATGACTGGTTATGTTCAACCAAAAAATGAATGGCTAGATCAAATTCAAAATGGACAAATGAAATATTTTTCTTCTGTGGAAGAGAATATTAAGGATATCAATATTGAGAAAAATCATGCCAGTTTAATTGGTCAAAATAAAGTAAAAGCAAATATTTGGGGTAGTGGAGTCGCTACTTGGCGTCTGCAAATGAAAGTAAACTTTATCAAAGTTGATGGTAAATGGATGATTAGTGATCAAGTTGCAAGTACTTATTGA
- a CDS encoding NAD(P)H-binding protein, whose product MTKNILIIGATGTLGRAVTENTLETTDDKLTLFSRSASRISLIDPSREKIISGSVMVDADLDRAVADQDAVFAALSGDLGAYAAKIIAAMSPNHVSRLVFITSMGIYDEIPASVGTQGNLRFNPVLQTYRDAADEIEASNLDYTIVRPGWFTSGPVDYEVTHKGEPFGGHDVSIASIADIVTKLLDDNTLYARDSTGINTPA is encoded by the coding sequence ATGACAAAAAATATTTTAATTATTGGAGCAACAGGAACTTTAGGTAGAGCAGTTACAGAAAATACGTTAGAAACAACAGATGATAAGTTAACCTTATTTTCTCGTTCAGCTAGCCGAATTAGTCTTATTGACCCTAGCCGTGAAAAAATAATTAGTGGTAGTGTAATGGTTGATGCAGATTTGGATAGAGCAGTAGCTGATCAAGATGCAGTTTTTGCTGCTTTAAGTGGAGACCTTGGAGCTTATGCTGCAAAGATTATTGCTGCTATGAGTCCTAATCATGTTTCTCGCTTAGTTTTTATCACTTCAATGGGAATTTATGATGAAATTCCAGCTTCAGTTGGTACTCAAGGAAATCTTCGTTTCAATCCAGTTTTACAAACTTACCGTGATGCTGCTGATGAGATTGAAGCTTCTAATTTAGATTACACGATTGTACGTCCAGGGTGGTTTACTAGTGGGCCAGTTGATTATGAAGTAACTCATAAAGGTGAGCCTTTTGGTGGTCATGATGTTTCAATTGCATCGATTGCTGATATTGTGACTAAACTTTTAGACGATAATACTTTGTATGCTAGAGATAGTACTGGAATTAATACACCAGCATAA
- a CDS encoding LysR family transcriptional regulator, with protein sequence MDTRVLNYFLTVAQEGNVTKAAQKLHITQPTLSRQISELEDSLNVTLFDRTNRHLELTQAGKFFQKRAHAILDLVAQTELDLQNQENELTGTIHLGSVESSASIWLMNIVKKMQELYPQVVFDIDTANGDDLKEKLDQGLLDLALLLEPIEAKKYNYIRLPIKDTWGIIAARDSYLAKKETITTNDLYQIPLTLSKRSLVRNELAQSLQLNPNRLNITSTHNLASNPLQLVKNHTSFQLGIEGVLKLHNDPDLVFLPLVPKTTTGHIVAWRKNAYLSAVTKSFLQLITDTLNTSSK encoded by the coding sequence ATGGATACAAGAGTACTAAATTATTTTTTAACGGTAGCGCAAGAGGGTAATGTAACTAAAGCAGCACAGAAGTTGCATATTACTCAGCCAACACTTTCGCGCCAAATTAGTGAGCTAGAAGATTCTTTAAATGTCACTTTATTTGATCGCACTAATCGACATCTCGAGTTAACTCAAGCAGGCAAATTTTTTCAAAAGCGTGCTCATGCAATTCTTGATCTTGTGGCTCAAACAGAACTGGATTTACAAAATCAAGAGAATGAATTAACCGGGACAATTCACCTCGGTAGTGTAGAAAGTAGCGCTTCAATTTGGTTAATGAACATAGTAAAAAAGATGCAGGAGCTTTATCCACAAGTAGTTTTTGATATTGATACTGCTAATGGGGATGATTTAAAAGAAAAGTTAGACCAAGGATTATTAGATTTGGCACTTTTACTAGAGCCAATTGAAGCAAAAAAATATAACTATATTAGACTACCAATTAAAGATACCTGGGGTATAATTGCAGCACGAGATAGTTATCTAGCAAAAAAGGAAACAATTACTACTAATGATCTCTACCAAATACCTTTAACTTTATCTAAAAGATCTTTGGTGCGTAACGAATTGGCACAGTCTTTACAATTGAATCCTAACCGTTTGAATATTACTTCCACTCATAATTTAGCCAGTAATCCACTGCAATTAGTAAAGAATCATACTAGTTTTCAGTTGGGAATCGAAGGAGTTTTAAAACTACATAATGATCCTGATTTAGTCTTTCTTCCTCTTGTTCCGAAAACTACGACAGGGCATATTGTTGCCTGGCGTAAAAATGCCTACTTGTCAGCAGTAACAAAATCATTTTTACAGTTAATTACGGATACATTGAATACAAGCTCAAAGTAA
- a CDS encoding phenolic acid decarboxylase gives MDKKFKTLDDFLGTHFIYTYDNGWEYEWYAKNDHTVDYRIHGGMVAGRWVKDQEAHINLLTEGVYKIAWTEPTGTDVALDFVPNEHKLNGTIFFPKWVKDHPEITVTFQNEHIDLMHESREKYDTYPKMVVPEFATITYMGDAGQNNEEVIAEAPYEGMTDDIRNGKYFDEDYKRIK, from the coding sequence ATGGATAAAAAATTTAAAACTTTAGATGATTTTTTAGGTACACACTTTATTTATACTTATGACAACGGCTGGGAATATGAATGGTATGCTAAGAATGATCACACAGTTGACTATCGTATTCATGGAGGAATGGTAGCAGGACGTTGGGTAAAAGATCAAGAAGCCCATATTAATCTTTTAACTGAAGGTGTTTACAAGATTGCTTGGACTGAACCAACTGGAACTGACGTAGCTCTTGACTTTGTACCTAATGAACATAAACTTAATGGAACAATCTTCTTCCCAAAGTGGGTTAAAGATCATCCTGAAATTACTGTTACTTTCCAAAACGAACATATTGATTTAATGCATGAATCACGTGAAAAGTACGATACTTATCCAAAGATGGTAGTTCCAGAATTTGCAACCATTACTTATATGGGAGATGCAGGCCAAAATAATGAAGAAGTTATTGCCGAAGCACCTTATGAAGGTATGACTGATGATATTCGTAATGGCAAATATTTTGATGAAGATTACAAACGTATTAAGTAA
- a CDS encoding cupin domain-containing protein, producing MAKNEEEVKNNTFGFGDENVAYAKYFTGTSYLNGLVAPDDNIDVSVANVSFEPGTRNNWHRHHGYQILIATGGEGWFQEEGKPAQLMKPGDVVEVHDGVKHWHGATKDSWFSHIAITKGTATWEEPVDDDYYNSLESYFLNAK from the coding sequence ATGGCTAAAAATGAAGAAGAAGTTAAAAATAATACCTTTGGTTTTGGCGACGAAAATGTCGCATATGCAAAATACTTTACTGGAACAAGTTATCTCAATGGTTTAGTTGCTCCTGACGATAATATTGATGTGAGTGTAGCTAATGTTTCATTTGAACCAGGAACTCGTAATAACTGGCATCGTCACCATGGCTACCAAATCTTAATTGCAACTGGTGGTGAAGGCTGGTTCCAAGAAGAAGGTAAGCCTGCTCAATTAATGAAGCCTGGCGATGTAGTAGAAGTTCATGATGGTGTAAAACACTGGCATGGTGCAACCAAGGATAGTTGGTTCTCACATATTGCTATTACCAAGGGTACTGCAACTTGGGAAGAACCTGTTGATGATGATTATTACAATTCATTAGAAAGCTACTTTTTAAATGCAAAATAA
- a CDS encoding DUF3923 family protein, whose translation MKAWKISGMIVLLFWLIVAAIIWFRRIDGAGVVQNVQMREITLLIWCVFAIPVIIGYIIWFIGLNKKS comes from the coding sequence ATGAAAGCTTGGAAAATTAGTGGGATGATAGTGTTATTATTTTGGCTTATTGTTGCTGCCATTATTTGGTTTCGTCGGATTGATGGAGCCGGAGTAGTGCAAAATGTTCAAATGAGAGAGATTACTTTGTTAATTTGGTGTGTTTTTGCTATTCCTGTAATTATTGGTTATATTATTTGGTTTATTGGGTTAAATAAGAAAAGCTAG